From Pseudomonas sp. LS1212, the proteins below share one genomic window:
- a CDS encoding phosphoheptose isomerase codes for MDMQSRIRQLFQASINTKQQAMDVLAPHIEQASQVMVNALLNEGKMLSCGNGGSAGDAQHFSSELLNRFERERPSLPAIALTTDSSTITSIANDYSYNEIFSKQIRALGQPGDVLLAISTSGNSANIIQAIQAAHDREMIVVAMTGRDGGGMASLLLPEDVEIRVPANVTARIQEVHLLAIHCLCDLIDSQLFGSEE; via the coding sequence ATGGACATGCAATCCCGAATTCGCCAGCTTTTTCAGGCCAGCATCAACACCAAGCAACAGGCGATGGACGTCCTTGCACCCCACATCGAGCAAGCCAGCCAGGTCATGGTCAATGCACTGCTCAACGAGGGCAAAATGCTTTCCTGTGGCAACGGCGGCTCGGCAGGCGATGCCCAGCACTTTTCCTCGGAGCTGCTCAACCGCTTCGAGCGTGAGCGCCCGAGCCTGCCGGCCATCGCCTTGACGACCGACAGCTCGACCATCACCTCGATCGCCAACGACTACAGCTACAACGAAATCTTTTCCAAACAGATCCGTGCGCTCGGCCAACCGGGCGACGTCCTGCTGGCAATTTCCACCAGCGGCAACTCGGCAAATATTATTCAAGCGATCCAGGCCGCACATGATCGCGAAATGATTGTCGTAGCTATGACGGGACGTGATGGTGGCGGCATGGCCTCGCTACTGTTGCCCGAGGACGTCGAGATTCGCGTTCCGGCCAATGTCACCGCACGTATCCAGGAAGTCCACCTGCTGGCGATCCATTGCCTCTGCGATCTGATCGACAGCCAACTGTTCGGGAGTGAAGAATGA
- the rpsI gene encoding 30S ribosomal protein S9 yields MSATQNYGTGRRKTATARVFLRPGTGNISINNRSLDVFFGRETARMVVRQPLELTETVEKFDIYVTVIGGGVSGQAGAIRHGITRALMQYDETLRGALRKAGFVTRDAREVERKKVGLRKARKRPQYSKR; encoded by the coding sequence ATGTCGGCGACTCAAAACTACGGCACTGGCCGTCGCAAGACTGCAACCGCACGCGTTTTCCTGCGTCCGGGTACTGGCAACATCTCCATCAACAACCGTTCTCTGGACGTGTTCTTCGGTCGCGAAACTGCCCGCATGGTAGTTCGTCAGCCGCTGGAACTGACCGAAACCGTTGAGAAGTTCGACATCTACGTCACCGTCATCGGTGGTGGTGTCAGCGGTCAAGCCGGTGCGATCCGTCACGGTATCACCCGCGCTCTGATGCAATACGACGAAACCCTGCGTGGCGCACTGCGCAAAGCAGGCTTCGTGACTCGCGATGCTCGTGAAGTAGAACGTAAGAAAGTGGGTCTGCGTAAAGCGCGTAAGCGTCCGCAATACTCCAAGCGTTAA
- the rplM gene encoding 50S ribosomal protein L13: MKTFTAKPETVKRDWFVVDAAGQTLGRLATEIASRLRGKHKPEYTPHVDTGDYIVVINAEQVRVTGAKTTDKMYYSHSGFPGGIKSINFEKLIAKAPERVIETAVKGMLPKNPLGRDMYRKLKVYAGAAHPHTAQQPQELKI, translated from the coding sequence ATGAAAACTTTTACTGCTAAACCGGAAACAGTAAAGCGCGACTGGTTCGTCGTTGACGCTGCTGGTCAGACCCTGGGTCGTCTGGCCACTGAGATCGCGAGCCGTCTGCGTGGCAAGCATAAGCCTGAGTACACTCCGCACGTTGATACCGGCGACTACATCGTCGTGATCAATGCCGAGCAGGTTCGTGTTACTGGTGCCAAGACCACTGACAAAATGTACTACTCCCACTCCGGTTTCCCGGGCGGCATCAAGTCGATCAACTTTGAAAAGCTGATCGCCAAGGCCCCTGAGCGCGTGATCGAGACCGCGGTCAAAGGCATGCTGCCCAAGAACCCGCTGGGTCGCGACATGTACCGTAAGCTGAAAGTCTATGCGGGCGCTGCTCACCCTCATACTGCTCAGCAGCCCCAAGAACTGAAGATTTAA
- a CDS encoding cytochrome bc complex cytochrome b subunit, with protein MSKFMDWVDARFPATKMWEDHLSKYYAPKNFNFFYFFGSLALLVLVNQIVTGVWLTMSYTPSAEEAFASVEYIMRDVEYGWILRYLHSTGASAFFVVVYLHMFRGLLYGSYQKPRELVWVFGMLIYLALMAEAFMGYLLPWGQMSYWGAQVIISLFGAIPVIGADLTQWIRGDYLISGITLNRFFALHVVALPIVILGLVVLHILALHEVGSNNPDGVDIKKFKDENGVPLDGIAFHPYYTVKDIVGVVVFLFVFCAIVFFFPEMGGYFLEKPNFEVANAFKTPEHIAPVWYFTPFYAILRAVPDKLLGVIAMGAAIAVLFVLPWLDRSPVKSMRYKGWMSKIWLLVFCICFVILGVLGVLAPTPGRTLLSQVCTFLYFAYFILMPFYTRLEKTKPVPERVTG; from the coding sequence ATGAGTAAGTTCATGGATTGGGTGGACGCCCGCTTCCCTGCAACCAAAATGTGGGAAGACCACCTCAGCAAGTATTACGCGCCGAAGAACTTCAACTTCTTCTACTTCTTCGGTTCCCTGGCGCTGTTGGTCCTGGTCAATCAGATCGTCACTGGCGTGTGGCTGACCATGAGCTACACCCCTTCGGCGGAAGAGGCGTTTGCCTCCGTCGAATACATCATGCGTGACGTCGAATACGGCTGGATCCTGCGCTACCTGCACTCCACCGGCGCCTCGGCATTCTTTGTCGTGGTCTACCTGCACATGTTCCGTGGCCTGCTCTACGGTTCGTACCAGAAGCCGCGCGAGCTGGTCTGGGTGTTCGGCATGCTGATCTACCTGGCCCTGATGGCTGAAGCCTTCATGGGTTACCTGCTGCCCTGGGGCCAGATGTCGTACTGGGGTGCCCAGGTGATCATCTCGCTGTTCGGTGCCATCCCGGTCATCGGTGCTGACCTGACCCAGTGGATCCGTGGCGACTACCTGATCTCCGGCATCACCCTGAACCGCTTCTTCGCGTTGCACGTGGTCGCGCTGCCAATCGTGATCCTGGGCCTGGTTGTGCTGCACATCCTGGCGCTGCACGAAGTGGGTTCGAACAACCCTGACGGCGTGGACATCAAGAAGTTCAAGGACGAGAACGGCGTACCGCTCGACGGTATCGCGTTCCACCCTTACTACACCGTCAAGGATATCGTCGGCGTCGTCGTCTTCCTGTTCGTGTTCTGCGCGATCGTGTTCTTCTTCCCGGAAATGGGCGGATATTTCCTCGAGAAGCCGAACTTCGAAGTGGCCAACGCCTTCAAGACCCCTGAGCACATCGCTCCGGTCTGGTACTTCACACCGTTCTACGCCATTTTGCGTGCCGTTCCTGACAAGCTCCTGGGCGTAATCGCCATGGGTGCTGCAATTGCCGTCCTGTTCGTGCTGCCATGGCTGGACCGTAGCCCGGTCAAGTCCATGCGTTACAAGGGCTGGATGAGCAAGATCTGGCTGCTGGTGTTCTGCATCTGCTTCGTGATCCTGGGCGTGCTGGGTGTGCTGGCGCCGACTCCGGGTCGTACGTTGCTGTCGCAGGTATGTACCTTCCTGTACTTCGCCTACTTCATTCTGATGCCTTTCTATACCAGGCTCGAGAAGACCAAACCGGTTCCGGAAAGGGTGACTGGCTGA
- the petA gene encoding ubiquinol-cytochrome c reductase iron-sulfur subunit, whose amino-acid sequence MSNDGVNAGRRRFLVAATSVVGAAGAVGAAVPFVGSWFPSAKAKAAGAPVKVNISKVEPGQQMIAEWRGQPVFIVRRTDVILANLDKISGQLSDPESKASDQPTYVDPKVRSIKPEILILVGLCTHLGCSPTFRPEVAPVDLGKDWVGGYFCPCHGSHYDLAGRVYKSQPAPLNLPVPPHSYESDDIIVVGVDQEKA is encoded by the coding sequence ATGAGCAATGACGGCGTGAATGCAGGCCGGCGTCGCTTCCTTGTAGCAGCCACGTCCGTGGTGGGTGCTGCAGGAGCGGTGGGGGCTGCGGTCCCGTTCGTGGGGTCATGGTTCCCCAGTGCCAAGGCAAAAGCCGCTGGTGCACCGGTGAAGGTCAATATCAGTAAGGTTGAGCCAGGTCAGCAGATGATTGCTGAGTGGCGCGGCCAGCCGGTATTCATTGTTCGTCGAACCGACGTGATCCTGGCCAACCTGGACAAAATCTCCGGCCAGCTGTCTGATCCCGAGTCCAAGGCCTCGGATCAGCCAACATACGTCGATCCGAAAGTTCGCTCGATCAAGCCCGAGATCCTGATCCTGGTGGGGTTGTGCACGCACTTGGGCTGCTCGCCGACCTTCCGTCCGGAAGTGGCGCCAGTTGACCTGGGCAAGGATTGGGTAGGTGGTTACTTCTGCCCATGCCACGGCTCTCATTACGACCTGGCAGGCCGCGTCTACAAATCGCAACCGGCGCCGTTGAATCTGCCAGTGCCTCCGCACTCGTACGAATCGGACGACATCATCGTCGTTGGCGTCGATCAGGAGAAAGCGTGA
- a CDS encoding YraN family protein, producing the protein MPTAPRQHAGKEAETQALHFLKEQGLRLLAQNWSCKRGELDLVMLDGDTVVFAEVRYRLHAQWGGALGSIDARKREKLVLAAQYFLQKESRWASHPCRFDVIALEGTPGSAPRLNWLKNAFDS; encoded by the coding sequence ATGCCAACCGCGCCGCGCCAGCACGCCGGCAAAGAGGCCGAGACGCAAGCCCTGCACTTCCTGAAGGAACAGGGCCTGCGCCTGCTGGCGCAGAACTGGTCGTGCAAACGCGGCGAGCTGGATCTGGTCATGCTTGACGGCGATACAGTAGTATTCGCCGAAGTCCGCTACCGACTGCATGCGCAATGGGGAGGCGCACTCGGCAGCATCGATGCGCGCAAGCGCGAGAAGCTGGTACTTGCCGCACAGTATTTTCTGCAGAAGGAGTCGCGCTGGGCCAGTCATCCCTGCCGCTTCGACGTGATCGCTCTGGAAGGCACCCCTGGCTCGGCCCCACGGCTGAACTGGCTGAAGAATGCCTTCGATAGCTGA
- a CDS encoding NADP(H)-dependent aldo-keto reductase has protein sequence MDYRKLGRTGLDVSALCLGTMTWGEQNSQDEAFAQIARAKEAGINFIDTAEMYPVPPRPETHASTERYIGNWFKARGDRADWILASKVAGPGNSISHIRDGQLKHNREHIVAALDASLKRLQTDWIDLYQLHWPERSTNFFGKLGYQHQEETLTPLEETLEVLDEQVKAGKIRHVGLSNETPWGTMKFLQLAESRGWPRAVSIQNPYNLLNRSFEVGLAEVAIREQCGLLAYSPLAFGMLSGKYENGARPSNGRLTLFSRFSRYSNPQAIAACSRYVALAHEHGLDPAQMALAFVTRQSFVTSNIIGATSLEQLESNLASFELKLSEEVLAGIEAIHKDQPNPAP, from the coding sequence ATGGACTATCGCAAGCTGGGCCGAACCGGTCTGGACGTCAGCGCCCTGTGCCTTGGAACCATGACCTGGGGCGAACAGAACAGCCAGGACGAAGCATTTGCCCAGATCGCCCGAGCCAAGGAAGCCGGCATCAATTTCATCGATACCGCGGAAATGTACCCGGTGCCGCCCCGCCCCGAAACCCATGCCAGCACCGAACGCTACATCGGCAACTGGTTCAAGGCCCGGGGCGATCGCGCCGACTGGATCCTCGCCAGCAAGGTCGCCGGCCCTGGCAACAGCATCAGCCACATCCGTGACGGCCAGCTCAAGCACAACCGCGAACATATCGTTGCGGCCCTGGATGCCAGCCTCAAGCGCCTGCAGACCGACTGGATCGACCTGTACCAGCTGCACTGGCCGGAACGCAGCACCAATTTCTTCGGCAAGCTTGGCTACCAGCACCAGGAAGAAACCCTGACGCCGCTCGAGGAAACCCTGGAAGTGCTCGACGAGCAGGTCAAGGCCGGCAAGATCCGCCATGTGGGCCTGTCCAACGAAACACCGTGGGGCACCATGAAATTCCTGCAGCTGGCCGAGAGCCGCGGCTGGCCACGCGCTGTGTCTATCCAGAACCCCTACAACCTGCTCAATCGCAGCTTCGAGGTGGGCCTGGCCGAGGTCGCCATCCGCGAACAGTGCGGGCTCCTGGCTTATTCACCGCTGGCGTTCGGCATGCTGTCGGGCAAATACGAAAATGGCGCACGCCCGAGCAATGGTCGCCTGACGCTGTTCAGCCGTTTTTCGCGCTATTCCAACCCGCAGGCAATTGCCGCCTGCAGCCGCTATGTCGCCCTGGCGCATGAACACGGCCTGGACCCGGCGCAAATGGCCCTGGCGTTTGTCACCCGGCAGTCGTTCGTGACCAGCAATATCATTGGGGCTACGTCGCTTGAACAGCTGGAGAGCAATCTGGCGAGCTTTGAGCTGAAGCTTTCCGAGGAAGTGCTGGCGGGGATCGAGGCGATTCACAAGGATCAGCCGAATCCGGCGCCGTAA
- a CDS encoding BON domain-containing protein, with the protein MTPNRLGLMALTLCLGLSGCSSVITASRENPIEDDRGTRTLGSKIDDSLIETKVAVNVAKANPDLDKNSHVVVSSFNGIVLLAGQTPRADLKSMAEQAASSVQRVKKVHNELQVLPPSSLLARNNDTWLTTKIKTQMIADESIPGSRIKIITENGIVYLLGLVTKQEAAKATSLVQGVSGVQKIVKLFEYID; encoded by the coding sequence ATGACCCCTAATCGCCTCGGCCTGATGGCCCTGACACTCTGCCTCGGCCTCAGCGGCTGCAGTTCGGTAATCACCGCCTCTCGCGAGAACCCGATCGAGGACGATCGCGGCACCCGGACCCTCGGCAGCAAGATCGACGACTCGCTGATCGAGACCAAGGTCGCGGTCAACGTGGCCAAGGCCAACCCTGACCTGGACAAGAACTCGCACGTCGTCGTGAGCAGCTTCAACGGCATTGTCCTGCTGGCCGGCCAGACGCCGCGCGCCGACCTCAAGAGCATGGCCGAACAAGCCGCAAGCTCCGTGCAACGCGTGAAAAAAGTCCATAACGAACTGCAGGTCCTGCCGCCCTCCTCCTTGCTGGCACGCAATAACGACACTTGGCTGACCACCAAGATCAAGACCCAGATGATCGCGGACGAGAGCATTCCAGGCTCGCGAATCAAAATCATCACCGAGAATGGCATCGTTTACCTGCTGGGCCTGGTCACCAAGCAGGAAGCCGCCAAGGCCACCAGCCTGGTGCAGGGCGTGTCCGGGGTGCAGAAGATCGTCAAGCTGTTCGAATACATCGACTGA
- a CDS encoding acyl-CoA dehydrogenase family protein: protein MIPRTLFSSEHELFRESVRKFLEKEAVPFHAQWEKQGYVDRTLWNKAGEAGMLCSHLPEEYGGMAADFLYSTVVIEEIGRLGLTGIGFSLHSDIVAPYILHYGSEALKLKYLPKLVSGEMVSAIAMTEPGAGSDLQGVKTTAVLDGDDYVINGSKTFITNGFLADLVIVVAKTDPKAGAKGISLFLVEADTPGFDKGNRLEKVGMKAQDTSELFFQSVRVPKENLLGQLGMGFAYLMQELPQERLTVAIGGLASAEAALQWTLDYTRERKAFGQAIAEFQNTRFKLAEIATEVQIGRVFVDRCLELHLQGKLDVPTAAMAKYWGTDLQCKVLDECVQLHGGYGFMWEYPIARAWADARVQRIYAGTNEIMKEIIARSL, encoded by the coding sequence ATGATTCCCAGAACGCTGTTCAGCTCCGAACACGAATTGTTTCGCGAAAGCGTGCGCAAGTTTCTCGAGAAAGAAGCCGTGCCTTTTCACGCCCAATGGGAGAAACAGGGGTACGTCGATCGCACGCTCTGGAACAAGGCGGGGGAGGCCGGGATGCTCTGCTCGCACCTGCCGGAGGAGTATGGCGGCATGGCGGCCGACTTCCTCTACAGCACGGTGGTTATCGAAGAAATCGGACGTCTGGGGTTGACAGGCATCGGCTTCTCCCTGCACTCCGATATCGTTGCGCCGTACATCTTGCATTACGGCAGTGAGGCTCTGAAACTCAAGTACCTGCCCAAACTGGTTTCGGGCGAGATGGTCAGTGCCATCGCCATGACCGAGCCGGGCGCCGGCTCCGACTTGCAAGGGGTCAAGACCACGGCAGTGCTGGACGGCGACGACTATGTGATCAACGGCTCGAAGACCTTTATCACCAATGGGTTTCTTGCCGATCTGGTGATTGTTGTCGCCAAGACCGATCCGAAGGCCGGGGCCAAGGGCATCAGTCTGTTTCTGGTGGAGGCCGATACGCCGGGCTTCGACAAGGGCAATCGGCTGGAAAAGGTCGGCATGAAAGCGCAGGACACCTCCGAGCTGTTCTTCCAGAGCGTCCGGGTGCCCAAGGAGAACCTGCTGGGACAGCTCGGGATGGGGTTCGCCTACCTGATGCAGGAATTGCCTCAGGAGCGCCTGACGGTCGCCATAGGTGGCTTGGCGTCGGCCGAGGCGGCATTGCAGTGGACGCTGGATTACACCCGCGAGCGCAAGGCCTTCGGCCAGGCCATTGCCGAGTTCCAGAATACCCGCTTCAAGCTGGCGGAAATCGCCACTGAAGTGCAGATCGGGCGCGTGTTCGTCGATCGCTGCCTGGAGTTGCACCTGCAGGGCAAGCTCGATGTGCCGACGGCGGCGATGGCCAAATACTGGGGCACGGACCTGCAATGCAAGGTGCTCGACGAGTGTGTGCAGTTGCATGGTGGGTACGGGTTCATGTGGGAATACCCGATTGCGCGGGCCTGGGCGGATGCGCGGGTGCAGCGGATCTATGCCGGGACCAATGAAATCATGAAGGAGATCATTGCTCGGTCGTTGTGA
- a CDS encoding glutathione S-transferase N-terminal domain-containing protein, with product MGVTNRLACYSDPADHYSHRVRIVLAEKGVSAEIINVEAGRHPPKLIEVNPYGSVPTLVDRDLALYESTVVMEYLDERYPHPPLLPVYPVARANSRLLIHRIQRDWCGLVDLILDPRSKEAARVQARKELRESLTGVSPLFADKPCFLSEEQSLVDCCLLPILWRLPILGIELPRPAKPLLDYMERQFAREAFQASLSAAEREMR from the coding sequence ATGGGCGTGACCAACCGGTTGGCCTGTTACTCCGACCCCGCCGACCACTATTCTCATCGGGTTCGCATCGTTCTCGCCGAGAAGGGTGTCAGCGCCGAGATCATCAACGTAGAGGCGGGCCGTCATCCGCCTAAATTGATCGAAGTGAACCCCTACGGCAGTGTGCCGACGCTGGTCGACCGCGACCTGGCATTGTACGAATCCACAGTGGTGATGGAATACCTGGATGAGCGTTATCCGCATCCTCCCTTGCTGCCTGTCTATCCCGTGGCGCGTGCCAACAGTCGCTTGCTGATCCATCGCATTCAGCGGGACTGGTGTGGCCTGGTCGATCTGATACTCGATCCGCGCAGCAAGGAAGCAGCCCGCGTGCAGGCTCGCAAAGAACTGCGCGAGAGCCTCACCGGCGTATCGCCGCTGTTCGCCGATAAGCCTTGTTTCCTCAGTGAGGAGCAAAGTCTGGTCGATTGTTGTCTATTGCCAATACTCTGGCGATTGCCGATTCTGGGTATTGAATTGCCGCGGCCAGCCAAGCCGTTGCTCGATTATATGGAGCGTCAGTTTGCGCGCGAGGCCTTCCAGGCAAGCCTCTCTGCCGCTGAACGTGAAATGCGCTAG
- a CDS encoding GlxA family transcriptional regulator, with the protein MQAKDFFYLASLRYGKQLGVGLQPIFETRLVSPDGQPVRSFSDVVLPVDGGLEQADVIILPAFWEDFDTLCQRYPQVLPWLREQHARGAVLCGEASGVFWLAEAGLLDGKEATTYWRFFSEFGERYPKVHLNPDKHLTDADNLYCAGGTTSACDLYIYLIERFCGANVAQAVARDTLYEVQRNYAPGRMGFGGQKLHQDLVILQIQQWLEEHFADKFRFEDVAREHGMSIRNFMRRFQAATGDKPLHYLQRLRIETAKGLLSSTRKSIKTISYEVGYDDASFFARLFRQHTQLSPNQYRQQFLQEVAV; encoded by the coding sequence ATGCAGGCCAAAGATTTTTTCTATCTCGCCAGCCTACGCTACGGCAAGCAATTGGGCGTCGGCCTGCAGCCCATTTTCGAAACCCGCCTGGTCAGCCCGGACGGCCAGCCGGTTCGCAGTTTCAGCGACGTCGTGCTGCCGGTGGACGGCGGCCTGGAACAGGCCGACGTGATTATCTTGCCCGCCTTCTGGGAGGATTTCGACACCCTCTGCCAACGTTACCCGCAAGTGCTGCCCTGGCTGCGCGAGCAACATGCCCGGGGCGCAGTGCTGTGCGGCGAGGCCAGCGGTGTGTTCTGGCTGGCCGAAGCGGGCCTGCTCGATGGCAAGGAGGCGACGACCTACTGGCGCTTTTTCAGCGAGTTCGGCGAACGCTACCCCAAGGTGCATCTCAATCCGGACAAACACCTGACCGACGCCGACAACCTGTATTGCGCCGGCGGCACGACCTCGGCCTGCGACCTGTACATTTACTTGATCGAGCGCTTCTGCGGCGCCAATGTCGCCCAGGCCGTGGCCCGCGATACGCTCTACGAAGTACAGCGCAACTATGCACCGGGCAGGATGGGCTTTGGCGGGCAGAAACTGCACCAGGACCTGGTGATTCTGCAGATCCAGCAATGGCTGGAAGAGCACTTCGCCGACAAGTTCCGCTTCGAAGATGTCGCTCGCGAGCATGGCATGAGCATCCGCAATTTCATGCGCCGCTTCCAGGCCGCCACCGGCGACAAGCCCCTGCACTACCTGCAACGACTGCGCATTGAAACGGCCAAGGGCTTGCTCTCGAGCACCCGCAAGAGCATCAAGACGATCAGTTATGAAGTGGGCTACGACGACGCCAGCTTCTTTGCCCGGCTGTTTCGCCAGCACACCCAGCTGTCACCGAACCAGTATCGGCAGCAGTTTTTGCAGGAAGTCGCGGTGTAG
- the zapE gene encoding cell division protein ZapE, whose protein sequence is MTPLERYQADLKRPEFFHDAAQETAVRHLQRLYDDLVAAQNSKPGVFGKLFGKKEQAPVKGLYFWGGVGRGKTYLVDTFFEALPFKEKVRTHFHRFMKRVHEEMKTLKGEKNPLTVIAKRFSDEARVICFDEFFVSDITDAMILGTLMEELFKNGVTLVATSNIVPDGLYKDGLQRARFLPAIALIKQNTDIVNVDSGVDYRLRHLEQAELYHFPLDDAADESLRKSFRALTPECTQAVENDVLIIENREIRALRTCDDVAWFEFRELCDGPRSQNDYIELGKIFHAVLLGGVEQMGVHTDDIARRFINMVDEFYDRNVKLIISAEVELKDLYTGGRLTFEFQRTLSRLLEMQSHEFLARAHKP, encoded by the coding sequence ATGACGCCCCTAGAACGATACCAAGCTGATCTGAAACGCCCCGAATTTTTCCATGACGCCGCGCAGGAAACGGCCGTGCGTCATCTGCAGCGCCTGTACGACGATCTGGTGGCGGCGCAGAACAGCAAGCCGGGGGTATTCGGCAAGTTGTTCGGCAAGAAGGAGCAGGCGCCGGTCAAGGGCTTGTACTTCTGGGGTGGGGTAGGCCGGGGCAAGACCTACCTGGTCGATACCTTCTTCGAAGCGCTGCCGTTCAAGGAAAAAGTCCGGACGCACTTCCACCGCTTCATGAAGCGCGTGCACGAAGAAATGAAAACCCTCAAGGGCGAAAAGAACCCGCTGACGGTCATCGCCAAGCGTTTCTCCGACGAGGCACGGGTCATCTGTTTCGACGAATTCTTCGTTTCCGATATCACCGATGCCATGATCCTGGGCACACTGATGGAAGAGCTGTTCAAGAACGGCGTGACCTTGGTTGCGACCTCGAACATCGTGCCCGACGGCTTGTACAAGGATGGCCTGCAGCGCGCGCGGTTCCTGCCGGCGATTGCGTTGATCAAGCAGAACACCGATATCGTCAACGTCGACAGTGGCGTGGATTACCGACTGCGCCATCTGGAGCAGGCCGAGCTGTACCACTTCCCGCTCGACGATGCGGCTGACGAAAGCCTGCGCAAGAGCTTCCGCGCCCTGACGCCTGAATGCACCCAGGCCGTGGAAAACGATGTGTTGATCATCGAGAATCGCGAAATCCGTGCCTTGCGTACCTGCGATGACGTGGCCTGGTTCGAGTTCCGCGAATTGTGCGACGGCCCGCGCAGCCAGAACGACTACATCGAACTGGGCAAGATCTTCCATGCCGTCCTGCTTGGTGGCGTTGAGCAGATGGGGGTGCACACCGATGACATCGCCCGGCGATTCATCAACATGGTCGACGAATTCTACGACCGTAACGTCAAGCTGATCATCTCGGCGGAGGTCGAGCTCAAGGATCTGTACACCGGCGGTCGCTTGACCTTTGAATTCCAGCGCACGCTTAGCCGTTTGCTGGAGATGCAGTCCCATGAGTTTCTTGCGCGGGCGCATAAGCCTTAG
- a CDS encoding ClpXP protease specificity-enhancing factor produces MNSSRPYLVRALYEWIVDNDCTPHMLVNAEYPGVQVPQGFASDGQIVLNISPSAVRHLHMDNEAVSFEGRFGGVAHTLYVPTSSILGIYARENGQGMVFDLEPPVIDDDEVEEGLESAPEPDDDGPQPPRPSGRPSLKVVK; encoded by the coding sequence ATGAACTCCAGTCGTCCCTATTTGGTGCGCGCACTCTACGAGTGGATTGTGGATAACGATTGCACCCCGCACATGCTGGTCAATGCTGAATACCCCGGCGTGCAGGTGCCGCAGGGTTTCGCCAGCGACGGTCAGATCGTCCTGAACATTTCGCCGAGCGCCGTGCGTCACCTGCACATGGATAACGAAGCCGTGAGCTTCGAGGGTCGTTTCGGTGGCGTAGCGCATACTCTGTATGTGCCTACGAGCTCGATCCTGGGCATTTATGCACGGGAGAATGGTCAGGGCATGGTCTTTGACCTGGAGCCGCCTGTCATCGACGATGATGAGGTCGAGGAGGGCTTGGAGTCCGCGCCTGAGCCGGACGATGATGGTCCGCAGCCGCCGCGTCCGAGCGGCCGGCCCAGCCTGAAGGTGGTCAAGTAA
- a CDS encoding cytochrome c1 encodes MKKLFAVLILAVMPALTFAASENGPVLDKVDIDLTDKAAMQDGARTFANYCMGCHSAKFQRYERVADDLGVPHGLMLEKLVFTGAKIGDHMNIGMQPADAKAWFGAAPPDLTLVARVRGTDWLYTYLRSFYEDPTRPWGANNKVFPNVGMPNVLAGLQGRQVVGCKQVQTVADGKKQFDPLTGTPLTHEACDQLTIVPKSGTLNAEQFDEKVKNLVTFLAYSANPVKLQSHRIGTYVLLYLAFFFVFAYLLKREYWKDVH; translated from the coding sequence ATGAAAAAGCTATTTGCAGTATTGATTCTTGCAGTGATGCCAGCCTTGACCTTCGCGGCAAGCGAGAATGGCCCTGTGCTGGACAAGGTCGACATCGACCTGACTGACAAAGCTGCCATGCAGGACGGTGCGCGTACCTTCGCGAACTATTGCATGGGTTGCCACAGTGCCAAGTTCCAGCGCTATGAGCGCGTGGCCGACGACCTGGGCGTGCCTCACGGGCTGATGCTGGAGAAGCTGGTGTTCACGGGTGCCAAGATCGGCGACCACATGAACATCGGCATGCAGCCGGCAGACGCCAAGGCCTGGTTCGGCGCTGCGCCGCCCGACCTGACCCTGGTTGCCCGTGTTCGCGGTACTGATTGGCTGTACACTTACCTGCGTTCGTTCTATGAAGATCCGACGCGTCCGTGGGGCGCGAACAACAAGGTATTCCCTAACGTGGGTATGCCGAACGTACTGGCCGGTCTGCAAGGTCGTCAGGTAGTGGGTTGCAAGCAGGTTCAGACCGTGGCCGACGGCAAGAAGCAATTCGACCCGCTGACCGGTACGCCGCTGACTCACGAAGCCTGTGACCAGCTGACCATCGTGCCTAAATCCGGTACCCTGAACGCAGAGCAGTTCGATGAGAAGGTCAAGAACCTGGTGACCTTCCTGGCCTACTCGGCCAACCCGGTCAAGCTGCAGAGCCATCGCATCGGTACCTACGTGCTGCTGTACCTGGCCTTCTTCTTTGTATTCGCCTATCTGTTGAAGCGTGAGTACTGGAAAGACGTGCATTGA